In Bos indicus x Bos taurus breed Angus x Brahman F1 hybrid chromosome 23, Bos_hybrid_MaternalHap_v2.0, whole genome shotgun sequence, the genomic window cacacatctgcttgttttctttttttaagtgaaagtaaatatatttaaagcaatacACATTCCATAAACAGAGTGTGGGCTATCTTCACATACATTCGTTTTTAACAGAACAATGTATTTCAGTTCCTGAGTCCAGTCTTGACACTCCCCCTGACATAGACCTTGGGTATACCATGAAATTTCAAGTCTACAGGAAAGAGTGCTGCTGTGTCCACAAACACTCCTAATAAGCTGGGGTCACTGGAGTGATGTTGGGAAGTAGTAAAAAAGTTGATCTTGTGAAAGATTCATAAACAGAAACCTCAGTGAAATAGAATCAGGAGACATGACGAGGGGGGCTTTCATGCCCTACAGCGGTAGCAGAGcccatcaagaaaaagaaagctccctcttccttccttcaaagACTTTCCAATAAAGAGCCATGAACTCTGTTTACTGTGGTCCTCTGTAGTTCCTTTCCTCCCTGTAAAGGCATCTTTCTTCCTTGCCAAGTGGGGACTTGCATGTGGCTCCCCGTAGCTGCCCACTCCAAATTGCAATTCTCAGCTTAATCTGAATAAACTCAccattgctggagaaatatctggcagtgTATTTGTTTCAATTCAGCACACTATATGCTTGTGTCACACCTACTTGGAGATATTTCGCAGTATGAAGCTCGTTTGGGGTAACAAAAATTTTTCAGCCTTGAAGTAAAACCATTTCTACTGCTTCTTTCTTTTACTTGGTATGACAAATGATAAAAACCTagagaattttcttttatataagcTTTCAGAAAGAAAGAGCACATTTACCAAAAAATacctgaaatgaaacaaaataccaCGTATTGTGCTCTCTGTGTAGCCATATGCTTCACTAGGTTTCTTTAATATTCCAGTTCAGTTGGAAATAAAGGAGGGAATATCCTCTATGTATGGATTACCCCTTGCATGTAATCCAtgctgaatatttattttgttaaactAAGCACTCACACAGTTTTCTTGCCCTGCTCTACAAATGTGTATAGATATGGCAGAGAAACAGTGAGACCTTAAATCACTTCCCATTAACCAACATTTACCTTTCAAGTAATGAGACTGGATTCTTTGTTTGCTTTGTGGATTATTTTAATGGTTGATTTAAGGTAGACATGAAGTTAAGAAGAGATGAATTATTAGTGTATGTTAATTGTGCAGGGAAGACAAATACCAGGGAAATTGGAGACCtgggaaagcaggagaagaagttAAACAGGGAAAGACCCTCCTTTAGCACAGTTTACTGAATCAGTTATCCAATCCATTGAATCATGTCAACCTGAGAACTAGACATCACATGATTTAAATATGAGGCAGGTGTTGAACTCTTCATCTTTAAATCATATTTCATTCCATATTTCATGGTTCTATCACATTTCATCAATCATATTTCACTCCAGTTTTAAGAAAGTTTAAAACAATGTTGCTTCACAATGTATCAGAACAGGAGTGAAGGGCATTCTTGTAAATATACTGATGCCCATATAtgatccatgggattgcagagagtcagacacaactgagtgattacaCTTATATATAATTAGTGAAAATTAGTATCTCAGGTGTAATTAAAACCAGTTGAAATGCATCAGAAGCTGCTGGAGCAAAGGAAGGATGATCCAACAGCACATTATAGTTGCAAATAAAAAAGGCTATTTTATCTCAGTTTGACACATACAACTAGCTTTGCAGAGTCTTTGAACTGACAGGTGGTTGCAGCCAAGACGTTGAGTTTGTGTATTACAGTTATTGTATTCATCGTAGTAGATGCAGGGGTTCGCTGAAAGGAAAAAGCAAGGTTACACCATATCGACTCAAAAGCTCATCTCTCATCTACTTATGCATTTGTAGGTGAGTAAAAGGCTTAAGAGATGTATATTCTGTGTTATAGAGTCAATATTATTAagtaatactttttttctttctactctcATTTTACTTCTATGGCATTTTTCATTCCATTCTAGACATTGATTTTGTCTCttggataaaaacaaaacaaaactactccATTACCCTGTAGCAAAGATAATTAGtagatattttatctttcttcagctatatttattttcagaaatgagtTACTAAAGTgacaggaagaagaagaaggaaaagaaggagaagaatgaCAGAGAAATTGATAAAGGAAAAGAGATTGCATTTTTCCTTGCTTTAAAAGCAAATGGAATGGAGTGGTCAGGTGAAGGAAAATAAACCTTTTAGTCTTCCAAATCTGCAGATAAAGGATATTTTTtggtggtggaggggggaggTTTATTATTTCTCCATAAACTTTCTGAAAGTTAAGTTACAAACATATCCCCATGGACTAGTAAATTATGCCtgaagaaaacttcaaaaaaagaCACTTTTGTTACCTAAGGAAATGAACATGGAATTGGAACCCATTTAGTTAATATTACATTTTAGGTAAGATttgcttaagaaataaaaagatgtatgGTAAATAGTATGATCATCAGCTCATGTCTTCCAATGTGTCCATGGAAACTTAAAAGTATAAGGATCACTCAGTAAAAAATTACTACCTGTTCTGATAAGTGGACAGGCAGGTAGAGGGGTTATGGCCAAAGAGCAACCTGAGAACCCTGGTAACCTGAAAGCAAGATGTCTAACTTCAGGGCTGCAATAACAGAGCCAAGAAACTTTTTATataaagagcagaaaaaaaattatattaacatCTTATCCAAGATGCCCTTATTATAGGGTGAGAACTTTAAGTTTTAAGGTGGAAAGTTGAGTTTAGACATGGATGTTCTAATTTCCAATCCAATAGATTTAATCATTGGTCTTCTGGGTCACTttgggagtgggggaagggaaatCAGATAATGTTAATTATTCCTTTGGGATGACTGAGAAAAAAGTAATATTATAGAAAATTGTAATATTATTAAACATTTGATTTTAATGACCCATGGCTCCTAGATCAATGATCAATATTAAGCACACTGAGATGTAAAACTTACTACATAGTTTATCTTCACAGTTATTTGGACAGTCTCCACATGGACTTCCCTTATTATAGGGTACATTCTTCTTGTCAGGATCATTTCcccttaaaaaagaacaaaggaaaaagtgatctaataaaattcctttttgaaaaatgcaaataaaattttcctcaCTCTTGAAAAtcagttaaaataatttaaaacaaatgatttttGAGAAACTAGATGATGTAAGGGAAATGTATTTCTAAAAGTTATGTGAAACTAAAGCTGTATAATACATACTCATGACAATAGTGACAAATGTAGAGATAGTGAATTCCTTTATGACACGATGACATGCCACAGCCAATAAGATAAGAAGTGGCCCAAACAACCTGTAAAGATaagattattatattaataatttggtGTTTTGTTACATGATTACAATATGAATATTGTTATCCAtgattgaaaataaacaaaattactagagctaatcaatgaatatagtaaagttgcaggatataaaatcaacacacagaaatcccttgcattcctatacactaataaggagaaaatagagaaattaaggaaacaattccattcaccattgcaacgaaaagaataaaatacttaggaatatatctacctaaataaactaaagacctatatatagaaaactataaaacactgatgaaagaaatcaaagaggacactaatagatggagaaatatactgtgttcatggatcagaagaatcaatatagtgaaaatgagtatactacccaaagcaatctatagatttaaggcaatccctatcaaactaccaacggtatttttcacagagctagaacaaataatttcacaatttgtatggaaatacaaaaaacctcgaatagccaaagcaatcttgagaaagaagaatggaactggaggaatcaacctgcctgactttaggctctactacaaagccacagttatcaagacagtatggtactggcacaaagacagaaatatagatcaatggaacaaaatagaaagcctagagataaacccacatacctatggacaccttatctttgacaaaggaggcaagaatatacagtggagaaaagacaatctctttaacaagtggtgctgggaaaactggtcaaccagttgtaaaagaatgaaactagaacactttctaacaccatatacaaaaataaactcaaaatggattaaagatctaaacataagaccagaaactataaaactcttagaggagaacataggcaaaacactctccgacatacatcacagcgggatcctctatgacccacctcccagaatattggaaataaaagcaaaaataaatgggatctaattaaacttaaaagcttctgcacaacaaaggaaactataagcaaggtgaaaagacagccttcagaatgggataaaataatagcaaatgaagcaactgacaaagaactaatctcaaaaatatacaagcaactcctgcagctcaactccagaaaaataaacgatccaatcaaaaaatgggccaaagaactaaatagacatttctccaaagaagacatacagatggctaacaaacacatgaaaagatgctcaacatcactcattatcagagaaatgcaaatcaaaaccactatgaggtaccatttcacaccagtcagaatggctgtgatccaaaagtctacaagcaataaatgctggagagggtgtggagaaaagggaaccctcttacactgttggtaggaatgcaaactagtacagccactatggagaacagtgtggagattccttaaaaaactggaaatagaactgccttatgatccagcaatcccactgctgggcatgcacactgaggaaaccagaagggaaagagacacgtgtaccccaatgttcatcacagcactgtttataatagccaggacatggaagcaacctagatgtccatcagcagatgaatggataagaaagctgtggtacatatacacaatggagtattactcagccattaaaaagaatacatttgaatcagttctaatgaggtggatgaaactggagcctattatacagagtgacgtaagccagaaagaaaaacaccaatacagtatactaatgcatatatatggaatttagaaagatggtaatgacaaccctgtatgtgagacagcaaaagagacacagatgtatagaacagtcttttggactctgtgggagagggaggggggcatgatttgggagaatggcattaaaacatgtataatatcatataagaaacaaatcaccagtccaggttcgatgcaggatacaggaagcttggggctggtgcactgggatgacccagagggatggtatggggtgggaggtgggagggggttcaggatggggaacacatgtacacccgtggtggatgcatgtggatgtatggcaaaaccaatacaatattgtaaagtaaaaaaaaaaagaaaagaaaagaaacacacatcCTTTTAGGATGCTTTGAGCATGGCTTGTTAGGaggtcaaagaaacagaaagattcCCATGTGTCTAGATATCgtgcatacatatatgcatacttGGGTGCCATCACTGACCCTGAGTtatgttcttcttcttcttatcaAATCTGTATGGAAAATATAGTAACATGATGAAGACTGTTTGGTGATTGCATAAAAATTAGAGCATGGCAGCAACCTTGCTTAATCATCAAAAAAGTGTCATGGTGGAGAACAGTGAGTTGGcccttgagaaaaaaaataagtcaggTTCAAAATCCATCTCTGCCACTTCCTGGTGGGATGGTATTTACCAGCTTGTTTTATGTCTCgaaatctcattttattctttgtaaaatgaaatataataataCTAGCTTATACATCATAGGTATATGGTGGGGATTGAATAAAAAAAACTTTCACGTGTTtggaagaagaaatattaaattactGTTTCAGAGTAATAGAGCTCATGTTCTTTTGATGGAAATAGTGGGTCTCGTCTACTTTTacctaaaagaaaaggaaagtaggAATTGTTGTCTCACATTGTCATATTTTCAGCTCTCTgggtaataattttatttttatcctctgatagcataaattataaataaatggtctgctgctcctaagtcacttcagtcatgtccgtctctgtgcgaccccatagacggcagcccaccaggctccctcgtccctgggattctccaggcaagaacactggagtgggttgccatttccttctccaatgcatgaaagtgaacagtgaaagtctAATGTTATACTATTCTCAGATTCCTGGCACATACTACTTGTGTCCAATGATATCGATCTTAAAATAAGAATGCTATAAGCATGTCCCTGGtcgtgcagtggttaagactgcacttccactgctcggggtatgggtttgatctcttgttggggaattaagatcccacatgccacgtggccaggtaaataataataataatatggaaGAAGAATTCTACTTGCTAGTCTTTATTTAGAAATGTCTGCTTTGCTTTAGAATAAGTGATTaagtttatgttttttaaatgtgctATCTTTGTAAGCTTTTAACATTAATCTTAAGTAGGTTTTATTGTGAGTAGATTTTATTACAGATTTTGTGTCACAGCTGAGTCTTCTGCTTGCGGCATAACATTGttttatcatttgtatttcttgcatattaaatatttaaatctatcCATTCTGGATGAGTTTTGTTAATTTACATCTTGTTGGAAAATAAATCACCTGATTTAGATATTCAAAGTCATTTTTGTAGAATTAATTTATTACCTACACTGAAGCCCAGTggtattttaaaagtatgaatcAGGTTAAATCATTCTTCTGTTTAATGACTTCTACTACATTCAAAATACAAGATAACATTTATAATAGCTAATATGGCTCCAATGATAAGGCCCTTCCCTCTGTGTTCATCTCCTTCAGCTCTTGAAGGTATCATGGTTCAGTCTCCTTCTCCAACCCCTTCTTTAGTTTTTTCTAAACTAAAGAAGTCCTTGAACATACCCAGATCCCAGATAATGGTTTCCAAGTATTATTTCCCACTAAAAGTTAAGAAGTATCTTTGAAGACAGTAAATTTGCAAAAAATGGGTAGAATGATTTCCCATGGTTCTTATTTGCCTATTTTCCACACATCCTTAGAGTCACTTAATCAACAGGTATATTGGCCAGCACACAGTTTACCTGAGTGTAATGGTCAGTTGTCACGTCATCATCTGTCAATGTCCATTCCCCATACTGGAAATATTTAGACTCACTGTACCAGATCCTGATCACATTTGACCATGAGATAGGATAAGATGTCAGATGCATATTTTCTCCACAAAAAGTATCTAAGAGGAGGAAAAAGGACTAGGTTATACTTTACGAAGCTTGGAAACATTTTACAAGGATACCTTCCtcacttttattttagaaatgtttcaCTGGTCATCCAAACAATGTTTGACAAGAGGAGGCCAACCCAGCTATATTTAGCTaacaattttctttctcattaatgAATAAACATGTGGTGCTCAGGTTTGCTGAAAACTGATGGTAGGAAATGATCTGCAAGCTTGGAAATCAGATCAACCAACATTTTAGTTTCTGCCATGTCCAAGCTGATGGAGAAAGACGAAACCAATCAGAACAGTCTATGAGTTGTAACCAAGTCCATGCCTCGAAAGCAACCACACGAAGTATTCATCATGCAAAGACCTTGGAATAAACATTTGCTCATTTGGCCATCCATTCACTTGTGATGTGGGCTCTCAATCAAACGTGATGTTTGGTAGTAAACTGCCTTCCTCTGGGGCAGGGAAGACTCATATTGCCAATTCACAGCTTAACAGCATTGAGTAAAGATGCCCCAAAATCTTTAAATACAAAGTGTTATTAATGTCTGCTCATGTAGGAGACACTAATGGCTTTTCAGGAAACTAGCAGTGATCAACCTAATATATATGCCATGAGATGGGTTTATTTTTGAGCATCTAAACTTGTTCTTATGGGCAGCTCCATAGAGTTGAATATGACTCACTTCTTAAATAAAGATAGCTCGTTCCAAAGGTAAACATAGTCCCATGGTAATATTGTGAGTAGCTGAAataactatgggcttcccaggtggcgctagtggtaaagaatctgcctgtcagtgcaggagatgtaggagctgcgggttacatccctgggttgggaaaatcgcctggaggaggggatggagaggaacccactccagtattcttgcctggagaatcccacggacagaggacctggtgggctatagtccatagggtcacacagagttgaacacgactgaagtgacttagcatgcatgcacaaaataACTACATGGAGTGGGAACCTTCTAGCTATACAGCTTTTCATCTGTTATTATTGTATTCAACTATCCTATGATATTGAGAGCTTTGACTCTTTTCTTTTGGTGATCAGAATCAGGAATTTGAAAATTTGAATatccaaattcaaaaattatCAGTAATGAAACAGTGCTATGAGTCACTATTCATTGCCATTCATGGGGTAAGTGTAGACACATGCTAGATGACTTAACTTACCCTTACCAAGTTACTGAACAATTCCTGAGGACTTTTGAGCAAAAAGGTGAGTTGTATACCTACTCGTAATTCGCCTCTTGAGTGCATTGCTTTGTACCAATTCACAATCCTTTGACAACATTCTGGCATTTTGTGCAGCTTCTTCACTCCAATTCTACAAGTGAAATACAAGCACATGGCCTTAATAACATTTCTATGATAAGATTCTAgttcattctttctaaaaatacaaGGTTAGCAATATTTTCAATTGTGTAGGCTAACAATTGAATTCTCTTAAATATTTTGGttgaaagaggaagacaaatctTTCAGTCCATTGTTTTAACCCTTGAAGTTACAAGATCAAAACTTGATAATAATATTCAGATGTAGCatctttttctgaaatattagCATTTAAGTAAATGCTTCCATTAAAATAGACAAGTTAGAAATCCATCCcattatttattaatagttttacCTTTGACACATTATTAAATCTCTTTGAatcacagtttcttcatctgtaaaatatgccCCCTAATTCATACACAATAGTTTgttcaaaaattttaagtttttaatttggaTAATTCATGCAATACAACTATGATATAATAAATCTTATGctacatgctcaataaataagtATTGCTGTGATTAGAAACAAATATAGTGTCACATAACTCCATCtaaattatgaataataatagcaaatcaTAATTCTATCAGTTCCTTTCTCTCCATGCCCTATGCATtatttatggaaaaactcaattcccatattgtcttttaaaatgttactcaGTTTTACTGGTGCACTTTATCATATTATTGATCTCTCATACCTTTGCATCTTAacacttaaatatattaattttatatattctatatattcaatgctgtgctgtgcttagtcactcagttgcgttaGACcccttgaaaccccatggactgtagcctgccagtctacatggggattcctcaggcaagaatactggagtgggttgccatgccctccaccagggtatcttcccaacccacagattgaacccaggtctccctcattacaagcagattctttactgtctgagccaccagggaagcccaagaatattggagtgggtagcctatcccttctccaggggtattcttgacccaggagttgaactggggtctcctgcattgcaggtagattttttaccagctgagctactagggaagcccatatatttaaTACTATGTTCTAATATTTCCTCTGTATTTACCTTGAATACACAATAATAATGTCTCTGAAATCAGAGACTATATTTTCTGTTCACTCTATAAatccttcactacctcctagCTACACTTATTTGCTCATCTTGAAACTGAGGATTTAGAACCCTGTTTGTCCTAAGGAAGGTAAAGTGTTAAGAGCTGGTCCCTGGAGCTGGCCATTCATATTTGAATCTGTTTTTATCCAGTACTTAAGACTTTGGATGAGATACCTAATTTCTCTGATGTTCAGGTTTactatctgtaaaacagagatgatAGTATCATTTGCATCACAAGATGattgagagaattaaatgagtaaCGCAataaggcttcagcaatatgtgaactgtgaacttccagatgttcaaactggttttagaaaaggcagaggaaccagagatcaaattgccaacagccgctggatcatcaaaaaagcaagagagttccagaaaaacatctatttctgctttactgactatgccaaaacctttgactgtgtggatcacaataaactgtggaaaattctgagagagatatGAATACCAagccacctgatttgcctcttgagaaacctatatgcaggccaggaagcaacagtcagaacaggacatggaagaatagactggttccaaacaggaaaaggagtacatcaaggctgtatattgtcatcctgcttatttaacttatatgcagagtacatcatgagaaacactgggctagatgaagcacaagctggaatcaagattgccgggagaaatatcaaaaacctcagatatgcagatgataccacccttatggcagaaagtgaagaagaactaaagagcttcttgatgaaagtgaaagaggagagtgaaaaagttggcttaaagctcagcattcagaaaacaaagatcatggcatccagtcccatcagttcatgggaaatagatggggaaacagtggaaacagtggctgactttatttttctgggcttcaaaatcactgcagatggtgattgcagccatgaaattaaaggacgcttactccttggaaggaaagttatgacctacctagatagcatattaaaaagcagagacattactttgccaacaaaggtccatctagtcaaggctatggtttatccagtgatcatgtatggatgtgagagttggactctaaagaaagctgagtgccaaagaattgatgcttttgaactgtggtgttggagaagactcttgagagttccttggactgcaaggagatccaaccagtccatcctaaaggagatcagtcctgggtgttcattggaaggactgatgctgaagctgaaactccaatactttggccacctgatgcaaagagctgactcgtttgaaaagatcctgatgctgggaaagattgagggcaggaggagaagaggatgacagaggatgagatgattggatggcattgccgacttgatggacatgggtttgggtggactccgggagttggtgatggacagggacgcctggtttgctgcacttcatggggtagcaaaaagttggacacgactgagcaactgaactgaactgaatgcaataaGATTCTAGAAGAATGTCTTTCAAACTATAGTAAGTATAATATGCTGTCAGTTATAATACTCACAATGCAAAAATGTGTATGCTGGCTGCtggcttttattattttgggttCTAAGGTGACCAAGAGATATATTTCAAGATCATTTTTCCATTtactcttttcctcctttttttttttttttaacatttgccttatcttttcttatatataagctaagttgctttagtcatgtctgactctttgtgaccctttggcctgtagcccaccaagcttctctgtccattgtattttccgggcaagaatattggagtgggttgccatttcctactccagggcatcttttcaacccagggatcgaactcaggtctcttaagtctcctgaattggcaggagaattctttaccactagtgtttgAAACAAGGAAATAGATTTGCCAATATTTGCTCATCTAGCTGCACCACCAGGTTAGACCATGGGCATCTTGATTCTCAGAGCATCTTAGCCTCTGGGCTACTGCCCAAAGAATACAGCTATGAAATGCCTCTCCAAATGCATTGTTAAAGCATCTGTAGCATCTGCCATACTGATGATACTGACCAGCAGCACCAGCATTATCTGGGAGCT contains:
- the CRISP1 gene encoding cysteine-rich secretory protein 1, whose translation is MTMKCFLFLAIAAGCLPVLIIKTKPAKVPYDTLLTELEAVQEEIVTAHNILRRGVSPPASNMLKMNWSEEAAQNARMLSKDCELVQSNALKRRITNTFCGENMHLTSYPISWSNVIRIWYSESKYFQYGEWTLTDDDVTTDHYTQVVWATSYLIGCGMSSCHKGIHYLYICHYCHEGNDPDKKNVPYNKGSPCGDCPNNCEDKLCTNPCIYYDEYNNCNTQTQRLGCNHLSVQRLCKASCMCQTEIK